GGGCGAAGCGTGCCACGGCGTCGTGGAGGGTGGCGGCGCCGGGCGGGCCGGTTCGGGTGGTCCGTCCGAGGGCGAGGACGGCGTCCGCTTCGGGGCCGTCCAGCAGGGCGAGGTCGCCGACGGTGCGGCCGGGGGCGGCGTCGGCGAGCTGTGCGGCGAGGTGCCGGGTGTGCCGGGCGAAATCGCGGGCCACGACGGGGTGGACCGCAGCCGGGTCGTGGGTGTGCCCGGCGGCGAGCACCGCGCCCTCGTCGCCGTGCCAGGTCAGGGTGAGAGGGACGGCTTGGGGCGCGAGCGGGACGTACTCCGCGTCCGGGGTGTGGCCGGTGAGCACGAGGCATACGGGCGGGAGGGCGTCCGCGCTCTCCTCGGCCGGGGACCGCAGGGCCGTCCGGACCTGTGCCACGAGCGTGCTCAGCGGCTGTTCGTCCCCGGCGTCGACCGGGATCACCTTCGCGCCGGGTGCCCGGCCGGCCGGTTCGGTGACGATCACGGCGAGGCGCACGGTGGCGCTGCGCTCGTACCGGGACAGGGCCACTGCCGCGGCGGCCACGGCCACCTCGGGGGCGAACTCGGCCTTGTCCGCCGGATGTTCGGGCTCCACAAGCTCCGGGGGCTCCTGGATCTCCGGGAATGCGTCCTCGACGAGACCCCAGGACGGGGCGGGTGCGGGGGGCCGGCCGGCCGCGCCACGGGCGGTGCGCTCGCGCAGCGCCGTGACGAGCGCGGACACGTCGCGGTCCGGCGCGGTCAGGCCGTGGAGGAGTGCGCGCAGCCCGGCGTGGTCGAGGACCCCGCGACGGGCCACCACGACGAGATCGGCGACGCCGTCGGGATAGCAGGTGAGCACGGTGCGCAGACCGGGGTCGGCGTCGTGCAGCGGGCGGCGCACCTCGCGCTGCCGCATCCGGTCGGCCCGCCGTGCGGTGGACGGGATCTCGGCGTGCTGCAGCCAGAAGCTGCCGGTCCGCCGCGCCGCGGCGGAGGCGGCCGCCCGCTCGGTGTTGGTCCGGGCGGCTCGGATGCGTGCCGGGTCGGTGAGCCGCAGCACGATGCCGTGTGCGGCACCGTCACCGAGGGCGGCCGGGCCCCCCGTACGGGGGCGGGGCTGATCAGTCATGCTCTCCATCCGCATCGGACGTCTCCCGGAGTGGCTCATCGCGCGGTGAATCCGCCGTCGACGGTGACCGTGGTGCCCGTCACCTGACGGGACTCGTCACCGGCCAGCCACAGCGCGGCGCCCGCCACGTCCTCCGGCTCCACCAGGGCGTTCATGGGCTGCGCGGTGACGAAGGTCTGTTCGTGGTCGTCGGTGCCGACATCGAGACAGCGGGCGATCTCGGACAGCATCCGGCCCTCGACGTGCGGGGCGTCGCGCACCGAGCCGGGGCAGACCGCGTTCACCCGGACCCCGAGCGGCGCGAAGTCCAGGGCGGCGGCCTTGGTGAGGCCGACCAGGGCGTGCTTCGCCGCGACATACGCCGCGAAGTGCCGGTAGCCGACCAGGCCCGCGGTGGAGGCCACATTGATGATGCTGCCGGCGCGCTGCCCGAGCATGGCCGGGGCGACCGCGCGGATCATCCGCCAGGCGCCGGAGAGGTCGACATCCAGCATCAGCTCCCATTCGTCATCGGTGATGTCGTGGACGGGCTTGCCCGACGGCGCGGCGATGCCCGCGTTGTTGACGAGGACGTCGATGCGGCCGAAGCGCCGCAGGGCGGCGTCGACCGCCGCGGTGACGGCCGCGCTGTCCCGCACATCGGCCCGCAGGCCCAGGGCGTCGGCGCCGGAGCGCCGGCACAGCTGGGCGGTGCGCTCCAACTGGCCGTCGTCGGCGAGGGGATAGGGCACGCCCGGGATGTCCCCGCCGGTGTCCAGCAGGACGAGGTCCGCGCCCTCCTCGGCGCAGCGCACCGCGCACATCCGGCCCAGGCCCCGTCCCGCGCCGGTCACCACCACCGTCTTGCCCGCTAGTCGCACGGCGCACCGGCCCCGGTGAACCGGCCCTCGGACGTGGCCTGCTGGTCGCTTGTGCCGAGGGCCGCCGCGATCAGCCCGAGGATCTGCGGGGCCGCGTCGGTGAGGTACATGTGGCCACCGGGGATCTCGGCATAGGTGAACGGGCCGGATGTGCTGGTGTGCCACTCCCGGGCGTCCCGCTCCGTCACCAGGACGTCGTCGGCACCGCGCAGACAGGTGACCGGGGCCTCGACCGGTTCGTCCGACGGCGGCCGGTAGGACTCGTGCATGGTCACGTCCGCGCGGAGGGTGGGCAGCATCAGCTCCCGGAACTCGGCGGAGTCGAAGGCGGGGTGCCGGTAGCCGGCCAGCTCCTCGATCCGGGCGAGGAACTCGTCGTCGTCCAGGGCGGCCGCCTGCGGTGCGCGTCCCCGTGCGGGCGCCGGGGAGCCGCTCACGAACACATGCGCCACCGGCAGTTCGGTGCGTTCCTCCAGGGCGCGGGCGAGCTCGTAGGCGAGGACGGCGCCGAGGCTGTGTCCGAAGACGGCGACCCGCGAGTGTCCGCGCGCCGCGTCGAGGGCCTCGGGCAGCAGGGCGTGCACCGCACGGGCCACGTCGCGGTGCGGCTCCTCGTCGGTGCGCTCCTCCCGGCCGGGCAGTTGCAGGGGCTCCAGGTGCAGTCCGGCCGGTACGGACCGCTGCCACTTGTGGAAGAAGGCGGCGCCGGCGCCGGCGTAGGGCAGACACAGGACGGGCACGGGATCTGACGTCATGGCACTCATTTCGTTGCGTACCGGGGCCGGTTCGGCAGGGCACGGCACGGGTCGGAACGGGTGTGGTCCGCGGGGCGTCCCGCGGACCACCGCGGCTGCCGAGGGGACGGGGGTGCGGCGGTGGACACCCCCTAGGGGCGGACGATCGCCGCGGGCCAGGAACCGGGCTCGTTGACCCGGGACACCAGCGGGATGTCCCGGATGTCGTCGTGGTTCAGCACCCACATGAGGAACCGCTCGACCCCCATGCCGAAACCGGAGGTCTGCATCGGGGCCTCGGCACGCATCCGGACGTACCAGTCGTAGTCCTCCTCGTGGACGTCGTGCAGCGCGATCGACTTGCGCAACAGGTCCGGGTCGGTGTGCCGTTCGCCGGAGCCGACCACCTCGCCCATGCCGAAGAGCAGGTCGGCGGCGCGCGCCGTGCGCGCCTCGTCATCACCGAACGCCTGGTAGAACGGCACCCCCAGGGTGTCCAGGTGGTGCATCCAGACGAACTCGCTGACCCGCTCCATCAGCAGGCGCTCGCCCTGGCGGCTCAGGCTGCGCCACTCGCCGTGGTCCTGCACCGCGCCGTCGACGTCACCGACGATGCCGACGGCCTCCTCGAAGGTGACGCGGGTGAACGGCGCACTGTGGCCCGCCATGCGCTCCAGGTGCGAGATGTCGCCGCGGGCCGTGGCCAGCCGGTCGCCGTGCCGGTCGAGGATCGCGGAGGCGAGCGCCTTCACATAGCCGTCGACGTACCGCATGAGGTCGTCGAGGTCGCCGGGTATCTCGGCCTCGCTGTGGGTGAACTGCGTCAGATGCGTCGCGTCGGGCGTCTCGACCCGGAAGCTCGGCAGGAGGGTGTAGCAGCCGCCCGGGGCGAGCCGGCAGCCGTACTCCAGCAGGTACTG
This portion of the Streptomyces caniferus genome encodes:
- a CDS encoding SDR family oxidoreductase, which translates into the protein MRLAGKTVVVTGAGRGLGRMCAVRCAEEGADLVLLDTGGDIPGVPYPLADDGQLERTAQLCRRSGADALGLRADVRDSAAVTAAVDAALRRFGRIDVLVNNAGIAAPSGKPVHDITDDEWELMLDVDLSGAWRMIRAVAPAMLGQRAGSIINVASTAGLVGYRHFAAYVAAKHALVGLTKAAALDFAPLGVRVNAVCPGSVRDAPHVEGRMLSEIARCLDVGTDDHEQTFVTAQPMNALVEPEDVAGAALWLAGDESRQVTGTTVTVDGGFTAR
- a CDS encoding thioesterase II family protein; this encodes MTSDPVPVLCLPYAGAGAAFFHKWQRSVPAGLHLEPLQLPGREERTDEEPHRDVARAVHALLPEALDAARGHSRVAVFGHSLGAVLAYELARALEERTELPVAHVFVSGSPAPARGRAPQAAALDDDEFLARIEELAGYRHPAFDSAEFRELMLPTLRADVTMHESYRPPSDEPVEAPVTCLRGADDVLVTERDAREWHTSTSGPFTYAEIPGGHMYLTDAAPQILGLIAAALGTSDQQATSEGRFTGAGAPCD
- a CDS encoding amino acid--tRNA ligase-related protein: MTQLVTPQPTLTPPATFDSNDPRAFVTALRSPWYTLVADLQDTVQWTTMEYARAQGLKSLPLPLTTRTVTCPTGFGSDTEAVKVNVNGVDTYLQDSMQYLLEYGCRLAPGGCYTLLPSFRVETPDATHLTQFTHSEAEIPGDLDDLMRYVDGYVKALASAILDRHGDRLATARGDISHLERMAGHSAPFTRVTFEEAVGIVGDVDGAVQDHGEWRSLSRQGERLLMERVSEFVWMHHLDTLGVPFYQAFGDDEARTARAADLLFGMGEVVGSGERHTDPDLLRKSIALHDVHEEDYDWYVRMRAEAPMQTSGFGMGVERFLMWVLNHDDIRDIPLVSRVNEPGSWPAAIVRP